TCGCCGGTAGGGGTGAAGACATATATCTCATCTTTATACAGGTCCATCTTGAAGTCCTGCATCAGGTCCATCGGATTCTTTTCCTTCTCTTCGAGGGCGGCACGGACGGTATTCAGAAATTCGTCCAGTCCGCTTTCTGCCTTTACGCCTTTGTATTTCCAGTGGGCGGCAAGACCGCGTTCGGCTATCTCGTCCATCCGGCGGGTACGGATCTGCACTTCTACCCATTTGTTCTGCGGCCCCATGACCGTGATATGCAGACTCTCGTATCCGTTCGTTTTCGGAATGGATATCCAGTCTTTCATACGGTTGGGATTCGGCTGGTACATATCGGTGATGATCGAGTAGACCTGCCAGCATTCCGAGCGTTCTTTTTCCAGCGGCGTATCCAGTACGACACGGATGGCGAACAAGTCGTATATGCCTTCGAACTCGATCTTCTGCTTCTTCAGCTTATTATTAATGGAATGGATCGACTTGGTACGTCCTTTGATATCGAAATGCAGCCCGGCTTCCTTCAGCTTCTTTTCGATAGGCGCAATAAATTGGGCGATATAAAGGTCGCGCGAACGTTTTGTCTCGTTCAGCTTCCGCTTGATGAAATCATATTGTTTTCGGTCAGTATATTTCAAGGACAAGTCTTCCAGTTCGCTCTTGATCTTATACAAACCGAGCCGGTGGGCGAGCGGTGCATACAGGTAAGAGGCTTCCGTCGCCAACCGCAGGCGGTCGTCTTCCTTCAGTTGTTTACCCAGGCGCATCAGACAGAGACGGTCGGCAATCATGATCAGGATGACTCTTACATCTTCTGCGAACGAGAAGAGCAGATGGTGGAAGTTTTCGGAATTGACAGCCGTATTGCGTGCATAGAGGTCGGACGTTTTCAGCAGGCGGTGGATGATCAGGGTTACGTCTGCGTCGAATGTCTTTTCCACCTCTTCCATGGTGATCGCTTTTTTCAGAACCGGACGATAGAGCAGGAGGGCAATGACGGAAGTCCGTTTCAAGCCGATTTCCGTGGTAGCTATCAGAGCGGTGTTTATATTACGGATCAGTCCGTTGATGCCATTCTTGTCTCTCCCGTAACAGTCGAGTGCGACAACGCGTTGCATCAATTCTCTCATTTTCCGTATGTCCTC
This is a stretch of genomic DNA from Parabacteroides chongii. It encodes these proteins:
- a CDS encoding RelA/SpoT family protein, coding for MDIQPFFTEEERKDFFSKYRQLVRSLYSFLQKEDIRKMRELMQRVVALDCYGRDKNGINGLIRNINTALIATTEIGLKRTSVIALLLYRPVLKKAITMEEVEKTFDADVTLIIHRLLKTSDLYARNTAVNSENFHHLLFSFAEDVRVILIMIADRLCLMRLGKQLKEDDRLRLATEASYLYAPLAHRLGLYKIKSELEDLSLKYTDRKQYDFIKRKLNETKRSRDLYIAQFIAPIEKKLKEAGLHFDIKGRTKSIHSINNKLKKQKIEFEGIYDLFAIRVVLDTPLEKERSECWQVYSIITDMYQPNPNRMKDWISIPKTNGYESLHITVMGPQNKWVEVQIRTRRMDEIAERGLAAHWKYKGVKAESGLDEFLNTVRAALEEKEKNPMDLMQDFKMDLYKDEIYVFTPTGELIKLAKGATVLDFAFAIHSKLGSKCVSAKVNEKNVPIKYVLHNGDTVSIVTSPSQSPKRDWLNIVVTSKARVKIKQALREETAKAVDFAKEMLQRRFKNRKIEMEEAHLMRYIKKKGFKTVTDFYIELAEERLDPNNVIDEYQEYVRKETEANERSEVRSAGEYITTTEVEEISTNKDVLVIDKNLTGIEYKLAKCCNPIYGDDVFGFVSTQGIKIHRLDCPNAQEMFSRFGYRIIRAKWSGKGDNGYVVTLRVIGRDDITIVTNITSVIGKESNVTLRSLNIDSVDGIFQGNFAVLVRDTNSLNQLVKKIKAVKGVKTVDRLNS